A window from Gossypium raimondii isolate GPD5lz chromosome 7, ASM2569854v1, whole genome shotgun sequence encodes these proteins:
- the LOC105789387 gene encoding cytochrome P450 85A — protein MALFMVVLVLLFILALSICTALLRWNELKFSKKGLPPGTMGWPIFGETTEFLKQGPNFMKNQRARYGSFFKSHILGCPTAVSMDPELNRYILMNEAKGLVPGYPQSMLDILGKCNIAAVHGSTHKQMRGALLALISPTMIKQQLLPKIDEFMRNFVSDWDNKIIDIQEKTKQMAFLSSLKQIATVESTSIAQEFMPEFFKLVLGTLSLPIDLPGTNYRRGLKARKIILTILKQLIEKRRGNQESHKDMLAYLMSKDDNNRYKLSDDEIIDQIITILYSGYETVSTTSMMAVKYLHDHPSILEELRKEHMAIREKKRPEDPIEWNDLKPMKFTRAVIFETSRLATIVNGVLRKTTEEMELNGFVVPKGWRIYVYTREINYDPFIYPDPLAFNPWRWMDKSLESQSNFLIFGGGTRQCPGKELGIAEISTFLHYFITRYRWEEIGGEKLMKFPRVEAPNGLHIRVSFY, from the exons atggctCTTTTCATGGTGGTTTTGGTACTGCTGTTCATTCTGGCCCTTTCTATATGCACTGCTTTGTTAAGATGGAATGAACTTAAGTTCAGTAAAAAAGGTTTGCCTCCTGGTACTATGGGTTGGCCAATCTTTGGTGAAACCACAGAGTTTCTCAAACAAGGTCCTAATTTCATGAAAAACCAAAGAGCAAG GTATGGGAGTTTCTTCAAATCACATATACTAGGATGTCCTACAGCTGTTTCCATGGATCCAGAGCTTAATAGATATATACTAATGAATGAAGCTAAAGGTCTTGTTCCTGGTTATCCACAGTCCATGTTAGATATCTTGGGTAAATGTAACATTGCAGCTGTTCATGGTTCTACTCATAAACAAATGAGAGGAGCTTTGCTGGCTCTCATTAGTCCTACTATGATTAAACAACAACTTTTGCCTAAAATAGATGAATTCATGAGAAATTTTGTGAGTGATTGGGATAATAAAATCATTGACATTCAAGAAAAGACCAAACAG ATGGCATTTTTATCATCACTTAAACAAATTGCAACTGTTGAATCAACTTCAATAGCACAAGAATTCATGCCTGAGTTCTTTAAATTAGTGTTGGGGACTTTATCGCTGCCTATCGATCTCCCCGGTACGAATTATCGACGAGGACTTAAG GCAAGGAAAATTATACTTACAATACTAAAACAACTAATAGAAAAGAGAAGAGGCAATCAAGAATCACACAAGGACATGCTTGCTTACTTGATGAGCAAAGATGATAATAATAGatacaaattaagtgatgatgaGATCATTGATCAAATCATTACCATCTTGTATTCTGGTTACGAGACCGTGTCGACGACATCGATGATGGCCGTTAAGTACCTACATGATCATCCATCTATTCTTGAAGAACTAAGA AAAGAACATATGGCaattagagaaaagaaaagaccaGAGGACCCGATTGAATGGAATGATCTTAAGCCAATGAAGTTCACTAGAGCT GTGATTTTTGAGACTTCAAGATTAGCTACTATTGTTAATGGGGTTTTAAGGAAAACTACTGAAGAAATGGAACTAAATG gATTTGTGGTCCCTAAAGGATGGAGAATCTACGTATATACAAGAGAGATAAACTATGATCCTTTCATCTATCCTGATCCATTAGCTTTCAATCCATGGAGATGGATG GACAAAAGCTTGGAATCTCAAAGTAATTTCTTGATATTTGGAGGAGGTACAAGGCAATGTCCTGGAAAAGAATTAGGAATTGCAGAAATTTCAacatttcttcattattttataactaGATACAG ATGGGAAGAAATTGGGGGagaaaaattgatgaaatttccAAGAGTTGAAGCACCAAATGGACTACACATTAGGGTTTCTTTTTACTAA